CTGCTGTTCTGGCCGCTGGCCGCGATCTCCTTGCGCGCCGCGCGGCGGCTGTTGCGGGTTGCGGTGGCGGTGGCCTTCCTCACCATGCCCTTCCTGGCGCAGGCGCTGCAGGCGTCGGGTCTGGCCGATGCGCCGTGGCTACCCTTCTCAATGGGGCACCGGGTACTGATCTGGAACCATGTCGCCGGCCTGGCGCTGGAGCGGCCCTTCTTCGGCTGGGGGCTGGACGCCTCGCGCGTGCTCAGCGATTTCGCCACCGTGCCGGGGGGCACCTTGCGGGGCGTCATCGAGCTGCTGCCGCTGCACCCGCATAATGCGCCCTTGCAGATCTGGCTGGAACTGGGCGGCATCGGCGCGCTGCTGGCGCTGGCGATGGCCTGGGTGCTGCTGCGCGCCATCGGCAAGCTGGACCGGGCGGCGCAGCTGTTCGCCTATCCGCTGTTCGCCTGCGGCCTGTTCATGAGCGGCACCGCCTATGGCGCCTGGCAGACCTGGTGGATGAGCGGGTTTCTGACCGCAGCGGCGGCCTTCCTGATCCTGTGGCGCGGAGCGTCGGATGAGCGTTGACCGGGAGCCGCTGGTAGAGGTGGTGCTGTCCAGCTATGACGGCGCCGCCTGGCTGGACGCCCAGATATCCAGCATCCTCGGCCAGACCCACGGCACTCTCCGGCTCAGCGTGCGCGACGATGGGTCGCGCGACGGCACACCGGATGTGCTGGCGGCCTGGGCGGCGCGGGAGCCGCGGTTTTCGTTCCGGCTTGGCAGCCGCAATCTCGGCCCCAGCGGCAGCTTCTTCCGGCTGCTGGACGGGGTGGGGGAGGATGCCGCCTTCGCCGCCTTCGCCGATCAGGACGATGTGTGGGAGGCGGACAAGATCGCCCGGGCGGTCGCGGCACTGTCGGCCCTGCCCGAGGGGGTGCCCGGCCTGTATTGCGCGCGTGTCGTCATCGTTGACGAAGACTTGCAGCGGCGCGGCCTGTCGCCTCTGCCCGGACGCGGTCCCAGCCTGGCCAACGCGCTGATCGAGAACATTGCCATCGGCTGCACGTCGGTGCTGAACCGCGCGGCGCTCGACCTGCTGCGCGCCGAATGGCCGGCCCAGCCAGCCAAGCATGACTGGTGGGCCTATCAGGTGATTTCCGCATTGGGCCAGGTGATCTACGACCCGCGCCCGGCGCTGAAATACCGCCAGCATGGCGGCAACATGACGGGGGCGGGATATACGCCGCTCGACCGCTTCCTCGGCAAGGTCGGGCGCCAGCTGAATGGCGAGCAGTCGGCGCTGCGCCGGCATCAGGCCCGCGAGTTGCTGCGGTTGTTCGGCGACCGGCTGGCGGCGTCGGACAGGGTGCTGGTCGAGGATTTCCTGGACAGCACGCACGGACTGACGGACCGGCTGCGCTATGGGCTCTGCGGCGACGTGCATCGCCAGCACTGGCTGGATAATCTGGCCTACAGGCTGCTGTATGTGATCCGAGGCGTTTAAGCCGGCTATAGGCCGGCGAGATCCAGCAACGCCGCTTCCACGCGCTCGACCGGCAGGTCCTTCAGGTCCGGTTCGCGCAGGATGGTGACTTTCGGGCCGCGCTGGCCGCTCTGCGTCGGGGTGGAGGCGTGGGAATAGAGCACGACCGACGGGCACCCCGCCACCGCCAGCAGATGCATCGGCCCGGTATCGTTGCCAACCGCCCCAGCGGCTTCGCGGGCGATGCCGCCCAGTTCGAACAGGCTGGTTTTATCGGTGAGGTCGATGGCCTGCGGGCAGGCGGCGGCGATGGCGGTGGTGGTCTCCGCCTCCGATTTCGTGCCGACCAGCACCGGCGTGATGCCGCGCGCGGCCAGCCGGTTGGCGAGGTCGGCATAGTGGGTTTCCGGCCAGCGTTTTTCCGGCCGGTGCGGGGCGCAGCCAGGGGCCAGCAGCACATAGCGGTCAGGCAGGGCGAAGCGCGAGATATCTGCCGATATCCAGCCGGCATCCGGCGGCGGCACGTGCGTGATGCCCATGGTCGCCAGCTGCATCGCATAGCGGTCGGTGCCGTGGGTCGCGTTGCGGGCCGGATTCGGGTCGGGGTCGGAACAGCCCCAGGCGGTGCCGGACCAGCGCGGCGGGAAGGGCCGCAGCAGCTGGAAATAGAGGCCGGTACGGTCGGAGCTTTGCAGATCATAGACCAGATCGAAGCGGCCACCTTTGATCTGCCGGCGGATGGCGAGGAGTGCGCGCAGTCCCTTTTCGCGCGGGTCGGTCCAGACCTCGTCGAACCAGCCGCTGGCCCGGGCCAGCGGCGCCAGCGAGGGGATGGTCTGCAGCACCAGATGATCGCCTTCATGGTGCCGCCGCAGCGCCTGGAAGGCGCCCAGCGCCATGATGAAATCGCCGAACGCGCCATGCTTGATGACGAGGATGCGGCGCGCTCTGGATGGTGTGTCGGTGCGGTCGGACATGCCTGCCGGATATACCGGGCCGAGACCGATAAGGGAAGGGCGGTTGCGGGCGGGAAGGCGAGGCACTAGGATGCGCCGCCTTTCGATGGAGGATGAAGCATGACGATCCAGGTTCCGGTGTCCTGGGGCGAGCTGATCGACAAGATCGCGATCCTGGAAATCAAGTCCGAGCGCATTTCCGATGCGGCGAAGCTGGTGAATGTGCGCACCGAACTGGCGGCGCTGGCCGGCGTGCGCGACGCCAATCTGCCGTCGGACCAGAAGGTGCTGGCCGATCTCGCCACCCTCACCGCCGATATCAAGAAAGTGAACGAGGCGCTGTGGGAGATCGAGGACGATATCCGCGACTGCGAACGCGACAAGGATTTCGGGCCGCGCTTCGTGGAACTGGCGCGTTCGGTCTACAAGACCAATGACAGGCGCGCGGCGCTGAAGCGCGACATCAACACGCTGCTGGGCTCGGAACTGGTCGAGGAAAAATCCTACCAGTCCTACGAGTAGGTGATTGGCGCGTAGGCAGTTGGCGCGCAGGCGGCGCGCAGTAAAAGCCTTTATCGCGACCGTGTTTGCTGGCAAAAAGGGCCGGACAAACGGTGCGTCCCCGTAGCTCATCAGGATAGAGCGACAGTTTCCTAAACTGTAGGCAGCAGGTTCGAGTCCTGCCGGGGACACCATTTCCTTTCCGTCATGCCCCGAGATCGGAGCGCGATGACCGACCGTCCCCTGCTCTATAACGCGGCCTTCGGCCCGCTGAACCTGGCGGCGGTGCGCAACGCGCCCTGCCAGATGTCGCTGGGCGAGCGGCTGTTCCTGTACAGCCTGGTCTATGCCGCGCGGCCCGCGCATTACTGCGAGATCGGCACGGCGCAGGGCGGTTCCGCGCTGATTGCCCAGTCGGCTTTGTTCGATGTCGGCAACCATGATGCCTGCATGTCGCTGATCGATATCGCGTTCGATCTCGACAAGCCGGCGCGGCAGATGCTGGAGCGCCGGGCCGGTTTTCACGAAGGTCCGTCCACTGAAATGCTGCCGAAGGTGGCGGCAGCGGCGCCTATCGATTTCCTGCTGATCGACGGCGACCACACCCATGATGGCGCGCTGCGCGATATCGAGATGGCGGCGGATCTCGTGCTCCCCGGCGCGCATGTGCTGATCCACGACGCCTATAACCCGCCGATCGCGGCGGCGATTGCAGAGGCGGCGGCCAACCCGGCCTGGATCGATGTCGGCCTCGTCGTGCGCCATGGCAACGATCTGCATGACAGCCCGCTGGAAGACGGCCCCTGGAAGGGCCAGCGCAATGTCTGGGGCGGCATGCATCATCTGCGGCGGCTCTAACCCCCTCGCGTTCATTTTCCCCACAAGAACCGGATAGGCCCGCGGGCGCGGGACCGGCATGACGGACGGGCGATTTCACCTGCCCGGGAGTATTCTCATGTCGTTTTCGCCGATATCCAGACTCGGTTTCGCCACTGGTTTCGCACATGGCGCGGACCAGCTGGCCCTCGCCGCGCTGCCGCTGGTCGTCACGCTGGGGCTGGGCGGCGGCCCCGGCCTCGTCGGCCTGCTGGTGGCGGTGCAGAGCGCCGCCTGGCTGCTGGTGTCGCTGCCGGCGGGGGCGCTGATCGATCGCTCGGAAAAGCGGCGCTGGATGGTGCGCGCGCAGGGTCTGGCGGCGCTGTGCCTGGCGGCGGCGGCCGCTGCCGCCACGCTGCAGCTTGTGCCGGCGCTGGGCCTCGCGGTGCTGCTGGGGGCCGGCGGGACGGTCGCCTTCGTGCTGTCCGGCTTTGCCGCCGTGCCGCTGCTGGCCGAACCCGCCGCCCTGCCGCGCGCCAATGCAAGGCTGGAGCTGGCGCGCGCCGTCGCCACCCTGTCGGCGCCGGTGCTGGCGGGCGTGCTGGCGAAGGCCGGACAGGCCCCGCTGGGTTTCGCGCTGGCGGCTTTGTGCGCGCTGCTGTCGGCGGTACTGGCCAGCCGGCTGCCGGCGATGCCGCGGAGCGCCGCCGAACGGCCGCCGCTTGGCAAGGCGATCCGCGACGGTGCTTCCTTCGTGTGGCGGCAGCCCTATCTGCGCGCCATCGCGCTGTGCGCCATCGTCTGGAACATGGGCTTCTTCGTGCTGATGGCGGTGTTCGTGCCCTATGCCCTGGGGCATCTGGGGCTGGATGCGGCGGGCACCGGCCTGACGCTCAGCGCCTATGGTGCCGGGCTGCTGTTGGGGGCGCTGGCCGCCCCCCGGCTGGCCGGGCTGCTGAAGACCGGCACGCTGCTGGCGATCGGTCCGGGCCTGTCGGTACTGGCCGGCTTCGCCCTGCTGGCCGGGCCGACGCCCTATGGCGCGCTGCCGTTCGTCGCCTTCTTCCTGATTGGCTTCGGGCCGATGATCTGGCAGATCGGCCAGACCAGCCTGCGCCAGATCGTGACGCCGCCCGATCTGCTGGGCCGGGTCGGGGCGACCTTGCAGGTAGCAGTGTTCGGCGTGCGACCGCTGGGGGCGCTGCTGGGTGGCTGGATCGGTGCCGGCTGGGGGGTTGAGACCGCGATGCTGCTGGTGCCGGCGGGTTTTGCGCTGTCGCTGCTGGCGATCCTGGCCTCGCCGCTGCGCCGGCTGGGCAGCCTGGAAGCGGCCGTACGGGTTAGTGGCTGAATTTGGTGCCGGTGGTGATCGCCCGGCCGAGCTTGGTGCCATCCAGAATGGCGCCGCGCAGATCGGCACCGGTCAGATTGGCGCCGGTCAGATTGGCGCCGGTCAGGTTCACACCGCGCAGCACGGCGCCGCGCAGATCGGCATCGGTCAGGTTGGCCTCGGTCAGGTTGCTGGCCATGACCTTGCCGCTGGGCTGACCATCCGGCTTGCGCAGCGGCAGCGGCGACAGATCGGCATCGCGCATCGCCGCTTCGATCAGCGTGGCACCGACGAGGCGCACGCCATACATGGTCGAACCGCTGAGATCGGCCTTGGTGAGGTCGGCGTCTGACAGGTTGGCCAGCAGCAGTTCGGCATTCATGATCTGGCTGCCCGAGAGGTTCACGCCGGAGAGGATCGCGGCGCGCAGGTCGCTGGCCGAAAGATCGAGGTTGGACAAATCGTTGCGCGCGAAATCCGCGCGCTCGCCGGCCATGCCGTTGGTGGCGATCCAGATGCTGTGCTGGTCGATCAGGAACTGGATCAGCGAGGGAATGGCACCGCCATCCTTTTTCAGGATGGCGCCTTCCAGCTGCGCATTGGTCATCGTCGCGCTGGACAGATCGACATTGCGCAGATTGGCACCGGTGAGGTCGGCGCCGGTGAAATCCGTGCCCTCGACCTTGGCGCCGATCATGATGGCGTTGCGCAGCTTGGCGCTGCGGAATTTCGCGCCGTTCAGCTTGGCGCCCGACAGATTCACCTCGATCATCCGGGCGCGCGAGAAATCCGCATTCTCGGCGGAGCTGACAGCCAGATTGGCACCGTTCAGATTGGCGCCGGTCATCCGCGCCCGGTCGATGCGCGCACCGCCCAGATCGACCGCCTGATCCTCCTCGACCTCCTTGCCGTCGCGCATCACCACGATCTGGCCCGGGCGAAGATCAGCGTCTGTGAAATCGGCGTCGGCCAGCTGTGCCTTGCCGAGGTTGCAGCCGCGCAGGTCCGCCTTCCTGAAATTGGCGTTGCGCAGGTCAGCCATGAAGAAATTGCTGGCGAACACGTCAGCTTCCGAGAAATCGACCCGCTGCAGGATGGTGTTGGTGAAGCTGCAGCGTTGCAGCACCGCGCCTTTGAGAACCCGGTCCGTCAGGTCCATATTGTCGAAGGCGAGCGCCTTGGTCATCAGCCGCTTGCCTTGCGGCTTGCCGGCGATGAAGCGGCCATGGGCGTCGATTGCACGGGTGATGGCTATGGCGGCGTTCTGCACTGTCATCTGCCGGGCGTTGGAGGGTTGGGGCGGGCTTTCTGCTGACCGCTCCGGAAATTACAAAAAAACCGTAAAGGATTCGTAAACCCATATGTAATTTTCGTAAATTTTTAAATTCTGACGCATTCTGACGAAGAGGCCGGATGATCCCGATCAATGACGACAACCCGACCGAGCGGCCCGCCATCGTGACGGTGGTGCTGATCGCAAGTTGCGTGCTGGTCTATCTCTGGCAGATGTCACTGGGGGAACGCGAGGGGCAGCGCGTCATCTATGCGCTGGGGATGATTCCGGCGGTGCTGCTGGATGGCCAGCGCCTGCATCCCGCCCTGGCGCTGGTCGATCCCTGGGTGACGCTGTTCAGCTCGATGTTCCTGCATGGCGGGCTGCTGCATCTGGGCGGCAACATGCTGTATCTCTGGATATTCGGGAACAATGTGGAGGATGCGCTGGGGCGCGTCCGCTTCATCCTGTTCTATCTGGCCTGCGGCGTGGCGGCGGCACTGCTGCAGGCCATCGTCGATCCGGCCTCGGAGATTCCCATGGTTGGGGCCAGCGGCGCCATTTCCGGAGTATTGGGGGCGTATCTGCTGCTGTTTCCGCGCGCCAACGTGCTGGTGCTGATTCCGCTGGGCTGGTTCACCCAGCTGCGTCCGCTGCCGGCGGTGTTCGTGCTGGGATTCTATTTCGTGCTGCAACTCATCAGCGCGGCGCTGGATACCGGAGAGGCGGGCGTGGCCTTCTACGCCCATATTGGCGGCTTTGTCGCCGGCATGGTTTTGCTGCCGCTGATGAAGCGGCGCGCGGTGCCGCTGTTCTCACAGAGGCGGCAGCCGCCGCGGCCGGCCATACGAATCCGGCGGCGGCTGCGTCCCTGGGAGCAGAAGCCAGGGCAACCGCCAGAGAACCGGCGGCGCGGCCCCTGGGATTGAAAGGGAACGGATTAACGCCCGAGCGCTTTCGCCAGCCGGGTGATCTCGTTGTCGCTGGCCCCAAGAATCTCACGCAGCACATCATCCGTGTCGGCGCCCAGCATCGGCGGCGAGCGGTCGCTGCTGGTCGGGCCGCTGGCGAACTTCACCGGGTTGCCGACCTGCGGCACTTCCGGGGCGGCCGGGCTGTTCAGCACGCGCTTCAGCCCGCGCGCCTCGACCTGCGGATCGGCGAACACCTCGCCGATATCGTTGATCGGGCCGCAGGGCACGGCGTGGTTCTCCAGCAGCGATACCCAGTCGGATGTGGTGCGCTGAAGCACGATCTCCGCCACCTGCGGGATCAGCGTCTCGCGGTTCACGATGCGCCCGGCATTGGTCTTGTAGCGCGGGTCGTTGCACAGATGCTCCGCCCCGACCACGGCGCAGAAGCGCTGGAACTGCCCGTCATTGCCGATGCCGAGGATCATGTGGCCATCGGCAGTCTTGAACACCTGATAGGGCACGACATTGGGATGCGCGTTGCCCATGCGCGTCGGCGCGGTGCCGGAGACCAGATAATTGGTCGCCTGGTTGGCCAGCGTGGCGATCTGCGTGTCGAGCAGCGCCATGTCGATATATTCGCCCGCACCCGTGCGGTCGCGCTTGATGATCGCGGTCAGGATGGCGGACAGCGAGTAGAGGCCGCAGATCTGGTCGGAGATCGCCACGCCGACCTTCATCGGTTCCGCTCCCGGCACGCCGTCGGGATGGCCGGTGATGCTCATCAGCCCGCTCATCGCCTGGATCAGGAAGTCGTAGCCGGCGCGCTTGGCATAGGGGCCGGTCTGGCCGAAGCCGGTGATCGAACACCAGATCAGCTTCGGATTGACCTGGCTGAGGCTGGCGTAATCCAGCCCGTATTTGGCGAGGCCGCCAACCTTGTAATTCTCCACCACCACATCGCATTCGGCGGCCAGCCGGCGGATGAGTTCCTGCCCTTCTGCCGAGGCCATATCGACGGTGACCGAGCGCTTGCCGCGGTTGCAGGCCAGGTAATAGGCCGACAGGCCGGGGTCTTCCCCGGCCGGTTCCACCAGGTAGGGCGGACCCCAGCCGCGCGTGTCGTCGCCGGCGCCCGGGCGTTCGACCTTGATGACATAGGCCCCCATATCGGCCAGAAACTGGGTCGCCCAGGGTCCGGCCAGCACGCGCGACAGGTCCAGCACCTTGATATGGCTTAACGGCGCTTCATAGGTCATATGTCGTTCTTCCTCCCGATAGGGCCTTGGCGGCCTTTGTGCCGGATTGGTAGCATCGGAAGGTGTCACAATAAATAACAAGTCGCAGCGCTGCGTCAGAGCAGCGCCGCGGTGCCAGGGAGGCGACCATTCCAGACGACGGTTTTTTGGGTGCCGGGGATCCGGGTGCGCTCGACGCGCTCTACCGGCAGTTCCTCGACGATCCGCACAGCGTGCCGCGCGACATGGCGCGCCGGCTGGCGCAGCTTTTCGAGGCAGGCGATGCCCTGGCGCCGTCCTCGGCTGCCGGCGGCGGCTTGGCGCTTCTGGCCGAGGCCTGGCGCCATCGCGGCCATCTGGCGGCCCGGCTCGACCCGCTGGGCCTGACCGAACCGGCAGCGGTGCCGGAACTCGATCCCGCCGCCTACGGTCTGCCGCTAGGGGCGGAGGCGGAGTTGCGCGCCGCCTATGGCGGGCCGATCGGCTGGGACTTCGGCCATATCCACGATGGGGAAAAGCGCGCCTGGCTGCAGGCGCAGGCGGAAGGGGCCGCCGCAACGCCGTCTGACGAACAGCGTCTCGCCTTGCTCGGCCTGTTGGCACGCGGCCATGCGCTGGAAGAGATTCTGCAGGGCCGGCTGCCCGGCGCCAAGATGTTCGGGCTGGCCGGCGGCGATGGTTTCCTCGCCGTGGTCGAGAGCGTCATCCGCGAGAGCGTGCGCCAGGGCACGGAAGAAGTGCTGATGGGCGGCATGCATCGCGGCCGCTTCACCCTGCTGGCGACGATCCTGGAAAAGCCGCTGGTGGCGCTGGTCGCCGATCTGCTGGGCAAGCCGGCGCTGCCGGCGGGCATCGAGGCCTCCAGCGACGTGCCCTATCATCTGGGCTATTCCGGCGAGCGGATGATCGAGGGGAAACGGGTCTGGCTCAGCGCCTCGCCGCATCCCTCGCATCTGCAGCTGGTCGGCGTGGTGACGCAGGGGCGGTCGCGCGGCAAGCAGATTTTGCTCGGCGCGGACGGCAAGCGGCAGGTGCTGCCGCTGCTGCTGCACACCGACGCCAGCTTCGCCGGCCAGGGAATCGTGGCGGAGCTGTTCCAGCTCTCCAAACTGCCGCCCTACGATCTGGGCGGGACGATCCATGTCATCATCAACAACCAGCTCGGCTTCACCACGATGCCGGAGGAAGGGCGCTCGGCGCGCTATTGCACCGACATCGCCAAGCTGGTCGAGGCGCCGGTGCTGCATGTGAATGGCGACGATGTGGAGGCGCTGTTCCGTGCCGCCACCGTGGCCGCGCAATGGCGCGCGCGCTTCGGCAGCGACATTCTGATCGATATCGTCTGTTACCGCCGGCTTGGCCATAACGAGATCGACGAGCCGCGCTTCACCCAGCCGCAGATGTACAGGGCGATCGATGCCCGCCCGCCGCTGGCAACGCTTTACCGCGAGCAGTTGGCCGGGCGCGGGCTGGATGTCGCCGCCGCCGATGCGGAGACCGAGACCCTGCGTCAGGCGATCAAGGACGCGTTCGAGACGGCCAAAGGGTATGAGGTCAACGATCCGGGCTGGTTCCGGGGCGTCTGGCAGGGATATCGCAGTGCCGGCGAGGCTGACATGGTCGAGTTCGTCGAGACCGGCCTGCCGCTGGACGAGTTGCGTGCCATCGGCAAGGCGCTGACCACGGCGCCGGCGGACTATGCGCTGGACCGCAAGGTGGCGCGGTTCCTCGATCAGCGCCGCGAGAGCATCGAGAGTGGCGCGGGCATCGACTGGGCGACCGGCGAGGCGATGGGGTTCGCCAGCCTGCTGGCCGAGGGCTTCCCGTTGCGCTTCGGCGGGCAGGATTCGATGCGCGGCGCCTTCACCCAGCGCCATCTGTTCGTCCATGATGCGGAGAATCCGCGCCGCCATTGCGTGCTCAATCCGCTGGCGACGCAGGGCGGTGTGGCCTGCGAAGCGTTCAACACGCCGCTGATCGAGCATGCCGTGCTGGCCTATGAATATGGCCATACGCTGGCCGATCCCCGGCGGCTGATCGTGTGGGAGGCGCAGTTCGGCGACTTCCTGAATGTGGCGCAGCCGGTGTTCGACCAGTTCGTGGTGTGCGGGGAGGATCGCTGGCTGCGCTCTTCCGGCCTCGTCATGCTGCTGCCGCATGGGCTGGATGGCGGCGGGCCGGACCATTCCACCGCCCATCCAGACAGGCTGCTGGGGCTGTGTGCACGGGGCAATATCCAGCTCGCCAATGTCTCGACGCCGGCCAATTTCTTCCACCTGCTGCGCCGGCAGATGAAGCGCGACTTCCGCAAGCCGCTGGTGGTGCTGACGCCGAAGGCGCTGCTGCGCACCAAGGCCTGCGTCTCCACGCTGGACGAGTTCGGGCCGGGCACCGGCTTCCGCGCGCTGATCCCCGACGAGGGCGCGAAAAAGCCGGAAAAGCTGATCCTGTGCACCGGCAAGATCTATTACGAGCTGGCGGCGGAACGCGCGGCGCGCGGGCTCGAGGAGAAGGTGGCGCTGGCCCGGCTGGAGCAGCTCTACCCGCTGCCGGAAGCCGAGCTGAAGGCGCTGTTCGCGGCGCATCCGAAGGCGGAGCTGGTCTGGTGCCAGGAGGAGCCGGCGAATATGGGCTATTTCACCCATCTCGACCGGACGCTGGAAAAGCTCGCCGGCCGCACCCTGCGCTATGCCGGACGGCCCGCCGTGCCAACGCCCGCCGTCGGCGTGAAATACTGGCACGAGGCGGAACGCAAGGCGGTGCTGGACTTGGCGCTGGGGTAAAAAGCCCTACTCCGCCTGCCGGACCGCGCCGCTGTCGATCAGCGCGGCGATCTCGTCGTTGCTGTAGCCGGCCTCATCCAGCACGGCGCGGCTGTCCTCGCCGAGGCTCGGCGCGCCCTTGCGGATCGTGGCCGGGCTGTCGGAAAACCGCAGCGGCGATGCGGGGGTGCGGATGCGTCCTTCGCTGGGATGGTCATATTCCCGGAAGAAGCCGGTCTCGGCCAGATGGCGGTCGGCCAGCACATCCTCCAGGCTGTTCACCGGCATCGCCGGGATGTCGGCAGCTTCCAGCGCCGCCAGCCAGTCGGCGCTGCTGCGCGACGGCATGATCTCCGCCACCATCTCGTACAGCTCGCCGATCATTCGGCTGCGCAGGGCGGCATCGGTGACGCGCGGATCGTCCAGCATCTCCGGCTTGCCGGCGAGGGTGAAGAAGCTGCGCCATTGCTTCGTCGTGTAGGGCAGCACGGTGATGTGGCCGTCCGCCGTGCGGTAGGGCTTGCGGTGCGGCGCCAGCATGCGCTGATAGCCCATCGGCCCCTCGGCCGGCTCGAACACGGCGCCGGCCAGATGCTCGACCAGCATGAAGGAGGCCAGGCTCTCGAACATCGGCACCTCGACCGACTGGCCGCGCCCGGTGCGGACCTTGTGCACGATGGCGGTCAGCAGCGCGATGGCAACATGCAGACCCGCCGTCTTGTCGGCCAGGATCGAGGGCACATAGGCGGGTTCCGCGGTCAGCCCCTGCCGGCGCGACAGGTCGGCTGCCCCCGACATGGCCTGGATGATGTCGTCATAGGCCGGCTTGTCGGCATAGGGCCCGTCGCTGCCATAGCCCCAGGCAGAGCAATGGATGATCTCCGGATTCGCCCGTTTCAGCGTCTCGTAATCCAGCCCGAGCTTGGTCATCGCCTGCGGGCGCATGGAGTGCACGAACACATCCGCCGTTGCGGCCAGCCGCATCAGCACGTCGCGGGCGGCGGGCTGCTTCAGGTCCAGCACGATGCTGCGCTTGTTGCGGTTGGCGTTCAGATACACCGCGCCCATGCCGGGATGGCGGGCCGGGGCGGCGGCACGCATCACGTCGCCCTCCGGCGATTCGATCTTGATCACGTCCGCCCCCATGTCGCCCAGCATCTGCGTGGCATAGGGGCCGAACACGACCGAGGTGAGATCGAGAATGCGGAGGCCGGCGAGGGCGCCGGGCGCGGTTTGGTTGGGCATGGGGTTTCCGTCTGTTTTGTTTTGCCGCTATCCAAGCGCTGACGGGATGCAAAGGCAATGGCTGAGGTAATGCCATAAGAATCAGCGGCTTGCGGAATGCCGGCCGTTTTTTTGTCCTATGCGCGCAAGATTTATCCGGTATTCATTTGCATACATGGTTGTGAATGTGGCGGCGATCTGTAAAAATACGGGTCAAGTGCGGTCCATCGTCACGGGCCGATAATCAAGAATGAGCAGTTTGGGAGGTTACGGATGAAAGTTAAGACGCTTGTTGGCGTCGCC
This window of the Oceanibaculum nanhaiense genome carries:
- a CDS encoding glycosyltransferase, with the protein product MSVDREPLVEVVLSSYDGAAWLDAQISSILGQTHGTLRLSVRDDGSRDGTPDVLAAWAAREPRFSFRLGSRNLGPSGSFFRLLDGVGEDAAFAAFADQDDVWEADKIARAVAALSALPEGVPGLYCARVVIVDEDLQRRGLSPLPGRGPSLANALIENIAIGCTSVLNRAALDLLRAEWPAQPAKHDWWAYQVISALGQVIYDPRPALKYRQHGGNMTGAGYTPLDRFLGKVGRQLNGEQSALRRHQARELLRLFGDRLAASDRVLVEDFLDSTHGLTDRLRYGLCGDVHRQHWLDNLAYRLLYVIRGV
- a CDS encoding glycosyltransferase family 9 protein, with the protein product MSDRTDTPSRARRILVIKHGAFGDFIMALGAFQALRRHHEGDHLVLQTIPSLAPLARASGWFDEVWTDPREKGLRALLAIRRQIKGGRFDLVYDLQSSDRTGLYFQLLRPFPPRWSGTAWGCSDPDPNPARNATHGTDRYAMQLATMGITHVPPPDAGWISADISRFALPDRYVLLAPGCAPHRPEKRWPETHYADLANRLAARGITPVLVGTKSEAETTTAIAAACPQAIDLTDKTSLFELGGIAREAAGAVGNDTGPMHLLAVAGCPSVVLYSHASTPTQSGQRGPKVTILREPDLKDLPVERVEAALLDLAGL
- a CDS encoding DUF6165 family protein, with the translated sequence MTIQVPVSWGELIDKIAILEIKSERISDAAKLVNVRTELAALAGVRDANLPSDQKVLADLATLTADIKKVNEALWEIEDDIRDCERDKDFGPRFVELARSVYKTNDRRAALKRDINTLLGSELVEEKSYQSYE
- a CDS encoding CmcI family methyltransferase — translated: MTDRPLLYNAAFGPLNLAAVRNAPCQMSLGERLFLYSLVYAARPAHYCEIGTAQGGSALIAQSALFDVGNHDACMSLIDIAFDLDKPARQMLERRAGFHEGPSTEMLPKVAAAAPIDFLLIDGDHTHDGALRDIEMAADLVLPGAHVLIHDAYNPPIAAAIAEAAANPAWIDVGLVVRHGNDLHDSPLEDGPWKGQRNVWGGMHHLRRL
- a CDS encoding MFS transporter — encoded protein: MSFSPISRLGFATGFAHGADQLALAALPLVVTLGLGGGPGLVGLLVAVQSAAWLLVSLPAGALIDRSEKRRWMVRAQGLAALCLAAAAAAATLQLVPALGLAVLLGAGGTVAFVLSGFAAVPLLAEPAALPRANARLELARAVATLSAPVLAGVLAKAGQAPLGFALAALCALLSAVLASRLPAMPRSAAERPPLGKAIRDGASFVWRQPYLRAIALCAIVWNMGFFVLMAVFVPYALGHLGLDAAGTGLTLSAYGAGLLLGALAAPRLAGLLKTGTLLAIGPGLSVLAGFALLAGPTPYGALPFVAFFLIGFGPMIWQIGQTSLRQIVTPPDLLGRVGATLQVAVFGVRPLGALLGGWIGAGWGVETAMLLVPAGFALSLLAILASPLRRLGSLEAAVRVSG
- a CDS encoding pentapeptide repeat-containing protein, with amino-acid sequence MTVQNAAIAITRAIDAHGRFIAGKPQGKRLMTKALAFDNMDLTDRVLKGAVLQRCSFTNTILQRVDFSEADVFASNFFMADLRNANFRKADLRGCNLGKAQLADADFTDADLRPGQIVVMRDGKEVEEDQAVDLGGARIDRARMTGANLNGANLAVSSAENADFSRARMIEVNLSGAKLNGAKFRSAKLRNAIMIGAKVEGTDFTGADLTGANLRNVDLSSATMTNAQLEGAILKKDGGAIPSLIQFLIDQHSIWIATNGMAGERADFARNDLSNLDLSASDLRAAILSGVNLSGSQIMNAELLLANLSDADLTKADLSGSTMYGVRLVGATLIEAAMRDADLSPLPLRKPDGQPSGKVMASNLTEANLTDADLRGAVLRGVNLTGANLTGANLTGADLRGAILDGTKLGRAITTGTKFSH
- a CDS encoding rhomboid family intramembrane serine protease → MIPINDDNPTERPAIVTVVLIASCVLVYLWQMSLGEREGQRVIYALGMIPAVLLDGQRLHPALALVDPWVTLFSSMFLHGGLLHLGGNMLYLWIFGNNVEDALGRVRFILFYLACGVAAALLQAIVDPASEIPMVGASGAISGVLGAYLLLFPRANVLVLIPLGWFTQLRPLPAVFVLGFYFVLQLISAALDTGEAGVAFYAHIGGFVAGMVLLPLMKRRAVPLFSQRRQPPRPAIRIRRRLRPWEQKPGQPPENRRRGPWD
- a CDS encoding CaiB/BaiF CoA transferase family protein, with the translated sequence MTYEAPLSHIKVLDLSRVLAGPWATQFLADMGAYVIKVERPGAGDDTRGWGPPYLVEPAGEDPGLSAYYLACNRGKRSVTVDMASAEGQELIRRLAAECDVVVENYKVGGLAKYGLDYASLSQVNPKLIWCSITGFGQTGPYAKRAGYDFLIQAMSGLMSITGHPDGVPGAEPMKVGVAISDQICGLYSLSAILTAIIKRDRTGAGEYIDMALLDTQIATLANQATNYLVSGTAPTRMGNAHPNVVPYQVFKTADGHMILGIGNDGQFQRFCAVVGAEHLCNDPRYKTNAGRIVNRETLIPQVAEIVLQRTTSDWVSLLENHAVPCGPINDIGEVFADPQVEARGLKRVLNSPAAPEVPQVGNPVKFASGPTSSDRSPPMLGADTDDVLREILGASDNEITRLAKALGR